One window from the genome of Candidatus Neptunochlamydia vexilliferae encodes:
- the tuf gene encoding elongation factor Tu has protein sequence MAKESFQRNKPHVNIGTVGHVDHGKTTLTAAITNYLAKKGGAKFRDYASIDNSPEEKARGITINSSHVEYETENRHYAHVDCPGHADYVKNMITGAAQMDGAILVVGATDGPMPQTKEHVLLAKQVGVPSIVVFLNKMDQISKGDEELVELVEMEIGEMLEAQGYKDCPIIRGSALKALEADPEWEKCIDELMAAVDEKIPTPEREVDKPFLMPIEDVFSISGRGTVATGRIEKGIIKLNDKVEMVGLRDTKETVVTGIEMFNKLLDEGQAGENCGLLLRGVDKNDVERGMVLAAPGSCTPHTKFQGTVYILKKEEGGRHKPFFTGYRPQFYIRTTDVTGTVTLPEGTEMVMPGDNVEITGELISPVAMEEGMRFAIREGGRTIGAGTVSKIIQ, from the coding sequence ATGGCTAAGGAATCATTTCAAAGGAACAAGCCCCACGTTAATATTGGGACTGTTGGTCACGTCGATCACGGAAAGACAACACTAACCGCAGCGATCACAAACTACCTTGCAAAGAAAGGTGGCGCAAAATTCCGTGACTACGCTTCGATTGACAATAGTCCTGAAGAAAAAGCGCGTGGAATTACTATTAACTCAAGTCACGTTGAGTACGAAACAGAAAACAGACACTACGCTCACGTTGACTGTCCTGGACACGCCGACTACGTCAAGAACATGATCACCGGTGCGGCTCAAATGGATGGAGCAATCCTCGTCGTTGGAGCCACTGACGGACCGATGCCTCAGACAAAAGAGCACGTCCTTCTTGCAAAACAGGTTGGAGTTCCTTCAATCGTTGTCTTCTTGAATAAGATGGACCAAATCAGCAAGGGTGACGAGGAGCTCGTCGAACTCGTTGAGATGGAAATCGGTGAGATGCTCGAGGCGCAAGGCTATAAAGATTGCCCCATCATCCGTGGGTCTGCCTTAAAAGCTCTTGAAGCTGATCCAGAGTGGGAAAAGTGCATTGACGAGCTTATGGCTGCTGTCGATGAGAAGATCCCAACTCCTGAGCGTGAAGTTGACAAGCCTTTCCTTATGCCTATTGAGGACGTTTTCTCAATCTCTGGACGAGGAACTGTTGCAACTGGACGTATTGAAAAAGGGATCATCAAACTCAATGATAAAGTGGAGATGGTTGGTCTTCGAGACACAAAAGAGACTGTTGTTACAGGAATCGAGATGTTCAACAAACTTCTCGACGAAGGGCAAGCAGGGGAAAATTGTGGTCTCCTTCTCCGTGGAGTTGACAAAAATGATGTTGAGCGCGGGATGGTTCTTGCAGCTCCTGGAAGCTGTACGCCTCATACTAAGTTCCAAGGAACGGTTTATATCCTCAAAAAAGAAGAAGGTGGCCGTCACAAGCCTTTCTTCACTGGATACCGTCCACAGTTCTACATCCGTACAACTGACGTAACCGGAACGGTCACCCTTCCAGAAGGAACTGAAATGGTGATGCCTGGAGATAACGTCGAGATTACAGGAGAACTTATTAGCCCTGTTGCGATGGAAGAGGGAATGCGTTTTGCCATCCGAGAAGGTGGCCGAACCATCGGTGCTGGAACCGTTTCCAAGATCATCCAGTAA
- the rplJ gene encoding 50S ribosomal protein L10, giving the protein MRKEKQFLLDEIKEKLDQSSAFVLTSYQKMDPNLTADFRSSVIQTGGAFSVVKKRVFLKAAEEAGVAIDKEMLKGHVAIVYSGDDVAATTKAVYTFKKSNDELLDVLGGLFEGKICSPQDLKEISELPSMDEMRAQILGLFKAPLSDIVSLFEALQSDVIGCIDEKVKKEESKQ; this is encoded by the coding sequence ATGCGAAAAGAAAAACAGTTTCTCTTAGATGAGATTAAAGAAAAATTAGATCAGTCCTCTGCTTTTGTTCTAACAAGCTATCAGAAGATGGATCCTAACCTAACAGCAGACTTTAGAAGCTCGGTGATCCAAACCGGTGGAGCCTTCTCTGTTGTTAAAAAGAGGGTCTTTCTCAAAGCTGCAGAAGAAGCCGGAGTTGCCATCGATAAAGAGATGCTTAAAGGGCATGTCGCGATCGTTTACTCTGGTGACGATGTCGCAGCAACTACAAAGGCTGTTTACACATTTAAAAAATCAAATGACGAACTCCTAGACGTCCTTGGAGGCCTTTTTGAGGGAAAGATCTGTTCTCCTCAAGATCTGAAAGAGATTTCAGAGCTCCCTTCTATGGACGAGATGAGAGCTCAAATTTTAGGCCTCTTTAAAGCACCTCTTTCTGATATTGTCTCTCTTTTTGAGGCGCTTCAGTCAGATGTCATTGGCTGCATAGATGAAAAAGTTAAAAAAGAAGAATCAAAACAATAA
- the nusG gene encoding transcription termination/antitermination protein NusG: MSTEEGQWFVIQVMSGQEKKVKKNLEENRASSGMIDLVQEVIVPTENVAEVKRGEQKVTEKRLWPGYALVKMKLTDESWIYVKETNGVIDFLGGGEPAPLNDAEVAEMLHDLQARKGEVAYKHKLKVGDHVKIVDGVFVNFLGTVLEVSHEKGRLSAMVSIFGRDTRVDDLEFWQVEEVPADAEVE; the protein is encoded by the coding sequence TTGAGTACAGAAGAAGGTCAGTGGTTTGTCATCCAAGTCATGTCGGGGCAGGAAAAAAAGGTAAAGAAAAACCTTGAAGAAAACCGTGCCTCATCGGGGATGATCGATCTTGTTCAGGAAGTGATTGTTCCCACAGAAAATGTGGCAGAGGTCAAGCGGGGAGAACAAAAAGTCACTGAAAAGCGGCTGTGGCCCGGCTATGCACTCGTTAAGATGAAACTGACCGATGAGTCGTGGATCTATGTCAAAGAGACCAATGGAGTGATCGATTTCTTAGGAGGTGGCGAGCCCGCTCCTTTAAATGATGCTGAAGTGGCAGAGATGCTTCATGACCTCCAAGCTCGTAAAGGAGAAGTGGCCTACAAACATAAGCTTAAAGTTGGCGATCATGTCAAGATCGTCGATGGAGTGTTTGTCAACTTCTTAGGAACAGTACTTGAGGTCAGTCACGAGAAAGGGCGCCTCAGCGCAATGGTCTCGATCTTTGGGAGAGATACCCGGGTCGACGACCTCGAATTTTGGCAGGTGGAAGAAGTTCCTGCAGATGCAGAAGTAGAATAA
- the secE gene encoding preprotein translocase subunit SecE, with protein sequence MKKKPDMTVSQKIEQLAAAKAKKAKKKGSFLHEMKEEMKRVSWTSKEDLVSFGKVVIGAIFFLGLGIYLVDLFIRLVLNGIGNLVRLIGA encoded by the coding sequence ATGAAGAAAAAGCCAGATATGACGGTTTCGCAAAAGATAGAGCAACTAGCAGCAGCCAAAGCCAAAAAGGCGAAGAAGAAGGGAAGCTTCCTCCACGAAATGAAAGAGGAGATGAAGCGGGTCTCTTGGACCTCCAAAGAGGACCTCGTCTCCTTTGGGAAAGTGGTGATCGGTGCAATCTTTTTTCTTGGACTCGGTATTTATCTGGTCGATTTATTTATCCGCCTAGTCCTAAATGGAATAGGCAACCTCGTGCGATTAATAGGAGCGTAA
- the infA gene encoding translation initiation factor IF-1, translated as MPKEDTIKLEGTVEELLPNMTFKVTLENGMVVLAHLCGKMRMRNIRVFVGDVVKVEMSPYDLSKARIIYRQR; from the coding sequence ATGCCGAAAGAAGACACGATTAAGCTAGAGGGGACCGTTGAGGAGCTCCTCCCAAATATGACCTTTAAGGTCACCCTTGAAAACGGGATGGTGGTCCTGGCCCACCTCTGCGGGAAGATGCGGATGCGGAATATCCGGGTCTTTGTGGGTGACGTTGTTAAGGTCGAGATGTCTCCTTACGACCTGTCCAAAGCGCGGATCATCTACCGCCAGCGATAG
- the rplA gene encoding 50S ribosomal protein L1, whose amino-acid sequence MVKHSKRYKEIQKLLEPNKSYTLAEAVETLKKGPSAKFDESVEVALKVGVDPKKSDQQVRSTVFLPHGTGKTIRVVVLAKGDKAKEALDAGADEAGDKELIEKIKGGWTDFDAVIATPDMMREVGKLGKVLGPRGLMPAPKAGTVTTDVKKAVEDLKKGKIEFKVDKSGVINNFVGKLSFSRENLVENIESLLSAISKSKPATSKGQFMQSLFISSTMGAGFKVDLNSMALG is encoded by the coding sequence ATGGTAAAACATAGTAAAAGATACAAAGAAATTCAAAAGCTCCTAGAGCCTAACAAAAGCTACACGCTCGCTGAAGCGGTAGAGACCTTGAAAAAGGGACCTTCTGCAAAGTTCGACGAGTCGGTCGAAGTGGCTCTTAAGGTGGGCGTCGATCCGAAAAAATCAGACCAACAGGTCCGGAGCACCGTCTTCCTCCCCCATGGAACAGGAAAAACCATTCGAGTGGTTGTCCTAGCAAAAGGGGATAAGGCAAAAGAGGCCTTAGATGCAGGCGCTGACGAGGCAGGCGATAAGGAACTTATCGAAAAAATTAAGGGGGGATGGACCGACTTTGATGCGGTGATCGCCACCCCTGACATGATGCGTGAAGTTGGAAAGCTCGGAAAGGTTTTAGGCCCCCGAGGTCTGATGCCAGCTCCTAAGGCTGGAACAGTCACAACCGATGTGAAAAAAGCTGTTGAAGACCTCAAAAAAGGGAAAATTGAGTTTAAAGTCGATAAAAGTGGCGTCATTAATAACTTTGTTGGTAAACTCTCTTTCTCGAGGGAAAATCTCGTCGAGAACATTGAGTCCCTCCTGTCGGCCATCTCAAAATCGAAGCCGGCAACCTCAAAGGGACAATTTATGCAATCCCTCTTTATCTCATCAACAATGGGAGCGGGATTTAAAGTAGACTTAAACTCCATGGCTTTGGGTTAA
- the rplK gene encoding 50S ribosomal protein L11 yields MAKKKLEKKIKLQIPAGKASPAPPIGPALGAAGVNIMGFCKEFNAKTQDKAGDILPVEISVFSDKSFTFVTKQPPMARLILKELGIEKGSGVPNRDKVGKMTKEQVKKVAEKKRPDLRVHSDEAAMQVVAGTARSMGVDILD; encoded by the coding sequence ATGGCAAAAAAGAAACTAGAAAAGAAAATCAAACTGCAAATCCCTGCGGGGAAAGCCAGCCCAGCGCCCCCTATCGGTCCTGCGCTTGGTGCGGCAGGGGTGAACATCATGGGCTTTTGTAAAGAGTTTAACGCAAAAACACAGGACAAGGCAGGGGATATCCTCCCCGTTGAGATCTCTGTCTTTTCTGACAAGAGCTTTACCTTTGTCACCAAGCAGCCTCCAATGGCACGCCTCATCTTGAAAGAGCTTGGCATCGAAAAGGGTTCGGGCGTTCCCAACCGAGATAAAGTAGGGAAAATGACCAAAGAACAGGTCAAAAAAGTAGCTGAAAAAAAGCGCCCAGATCTTCGCGTTCACTCCGATGAAGCAGCAATGCAAGTTGTTGCAGGAACCGCAAGATCGATGGGAGTCGATATCTTAGATTAG
- the rpoB gene encoding DNA-directed RNA polymerase subunit beta: protein MLKKPPERVSFKSREEIIDLPNLIEIQVKSFRQFFQEDKLPHERENMGLEEVFREIFPIKSYDEKTVLEYLSYNLGVPKYSPEECIRRGVTYNVTLKVKFRLTDETGIKEEEVYMGTIPVMTDEGTFVINGAERVIVSQLHRSPGVSFEQMKHTKGNVLYSFRIIPYRGSWLEASFDINDLIYVYVDRKKRRRKVLATSFIRTLGYSSDADIIEEFFNTYRVKIKSDKDFPKLVGKILAEDILDEETGVVFGKASEKLTTAMLKRMFDAGVNAVRIAEDADETSPIIKMLAKDPTDSYESALKDFYRKIRPGEPATLSNARSTIMRLFFDPKRYNLGRVGRYKLNKKIGRETTDEGLEVVTLKKEDIVDALKYLIQLKQGNEDAHIDDIDHLGNRRVRSVGELIQNQCRIGLARMEKIIKERMNLFDFSSDTLTPGKLVSAKGLAGVLKDFFGRSQLSQFMDQTNPIAELTHKRRLSSLGPGGLNRERAGFEVRDVHSSHYGRVCPIETPEGPNIGLITSLSSFAKINEFGFIETPYRIVREGVVTEEIEYMTADLEERCVIAQASAVLDEHNMFKEEIVWARYRAEPLKIEADKVTHMDVSSKQLVSVVTGLIPFLEHDDANRALMGSNMQRQAVPLLKTDAPLVGTGLEKRTARDSGAVVIAAEDGVIEFVDGYKIIVASKANRMNKKTYLLKKFMRSNAGTSINQTPLCNVGDEVIAGDVLADGPATDKGEVALGKNVLVAFMPWCGYNYEDAIIMSEKLIKEDAYTSVYLEEFELTARDTKLGKEEITRDIPNVSEEALADLGEDGIIRIGAEVKPGDILVGKITPKSETELSPEERLLRAIFGEKAADVKDASLTAPPGTEGIVQDVRVFNRSEKLSKTDEEKVEVTARVKNIHREFKEKETDLLMQFHEKLGALLLGDEAPESIMHRITGDVIIKQGDKITQDMLETLEAENPDHLILPQNDTYEVLRKILQEHGKAMEHLHMEHKSEIEYLRKGDTELDPGVIRQVKVYVATKRKLQVGDKMAGRHGNKGVVSNIVPEADMPYLSDGQTIEIILNPLGVPSRMNMGQLLETHLGLVARKAGIYVKSPVFEGFPEDRIWEMMKEFGYSETGKSYLYDGRTGERFDNPVVVGYIYMLKLSHLVADKIHARAIGPYSLVTQQPLGGKAQMGGQRFGEMEVWALMAYGAAHLLQEMLTVKSDDVSGRTRIYESIVKGDNTLKAGTPESFNVLVKEMQGLGLDVRPERAEEEEEF, encoded by the coding sequence ATGCTAAAAAAACCCCCAGAGCGGGTGAGTTTTAAAAGCCGCGAAGAGATTATTGATCTTCCAAACTTAATCGAGATTCAGGTTAAATCCTTCCGTCAGTTTTTCCAAGAGGATAAGCTCCCCCATGAACGAGAGAACATGGGACTTGAGGAAGTTTTCCGAGAGATTTTTCCGATCAAATCGTATGATGAGAAAACCGTCTTAGAATATCTCTCTTATAACCTAGGAGTCCCCAAGTACTCTCCTGAGGAGTGTATCCGCCGAGGGGTCACCTACAACGTCACTTTAAAGGTCAAATTCCGCCTCACCGATGAAACCGGAATCAAGGAGGAAGAGGTCTACATGGGAACAATCCCTGTCATGACCGATGAAGGAACCTTTGTGATCAACGGAGCCGAGCGGGTCATCGTCTCTCAACTCCACCGCTCACCTGGCGTCTCCTTCGAGCAGATGAAACACACGAAAGGAAACGTCCTTTACTCTTTCCGGATCATCCCTTATCGGGGAAGCTGGCTGGAGGCCTCCTTTGACATCAACGATCTCATCTATGTCTACGTCGACCGAAAGAAAAGACGGCGAAAGGTCTTAGCCACCTCTTTTATCCGTACCTTAGGCTACTCCTCTGATGCCGATATCATTGAAGAGTTCTTCAATACCTACCGTGTCAAAATCAAGTCAGATAAGGACTTCCCTAAACTTGTGGGTAAGATCCTTGCTGAGGATATCCTAGATGAAGAGACGGGAGTTGTCTTTGGAAAGGCTTCTGAAAAGTTGACGACGGCGATGCTCAAGCGGATGTTTGATGCGGGAGTAAATGCCGTTCGTATCGCTGAAGATGCCGATGAAACAAGCCCGATCATCAAGATGCTTGCCAAGGATCCAACCGATTCTTATGAGTCGGCCCTTAAAGATTTCTACCGGAAAATTCGCCCCGGCGAGCCTGCAACCTTATCGAATGCGCGCTCAACGATCATGCGCCTTTTCTTCGACCCCAAGCGCTACAACCTAGGACGGGTCGGACGGTACAAACTCAATAAAAAAATCGGTCGGGAAACAACCGATGAAGGACTTGAAGTTGTCACCTTGAAAAAGGAAGATATCGTCGATGCGCTGAAGTATCTCATTCAGCTCAAGCAAGGAAATGAAGATGCTCACATCGATGACATCGACCACCTAGGGAACAGACGTGTCCGTTCAGTGGGTGAACTCATTCAAAACCAGTGCCGCATTGGGCTAGCGCGGATGGAAAAGATCATCAAAGAGAGGATGAACCTCTTTGACTTTTCTTCTGACACCTTAACCCCTGGAAAGCTGGTTTCTGCTAAGGGACTCGCTGGCGTTCTCAAAGATTTCTTTGGACGCTCACAGCTCTCTCAATTCATGGACCAAACCAACCCCATTGCGGAGCTGACTCACAAACGACGTCTCTCCTCTCTTGGACCTGGTGGTCTCAATAGAGAGCGAGCCGGTTTTGAGGTGCGAGACGTTCACTCGAGTCACTATGGACGGGTTTGTCCTATTGAAACCCCTGAAGGACCAAACATTGGTCTGATCACCTCCCTTTCTTCTTTTGCGAAGATTAACGAGTTTGGTTTCATCGAGACCCCTTACCGGATCGTCAGAGAGGGAGTGGTCACCGAAGAGATCGAATATATGACCGCCGACCTTGAAGAAAGGTGTGTGATTGCGCAGGCCTCTGCAGTTCTCGATGAACATAATATGTTTAAGGAGGAGATTGTTTGGGCCCGTTATCGCGCTGAGCCTCTTAAGATTGAAGCTGACAAGGTGACCCACATGGATGTCTCCTCGAAGCAACTGGTTTCGGTAGTGACGGGGCTCATCCCTTTCTTAGAGCATGATGATGCGAACCGTGCCCTTATGGGATCGAATATGCAACGGCAAGCCGTCCCTCTACTAAAGACCGATGCGCCTCTTGTGGGAACAGGGCTTGAAAAGCGGACAGCGCGCGACTCAGGAGCCGTTGTCATTGCAGCAGAAGATGGTGTGATTGAGTTTGTCGATGGGTATAAGATCATCGTTGCTTCTAAAGCAAACCGGATGAATAAGAAGACCTATCTTCTAAAGAAATTCATGCGTTCAAACGCTGGTACTTCGATCAACCAAACCCCTCTTTGTAATGTGGGGGATGAGGTGATTGCAGGGGATGTCCTTGCCGACGGTCCTGCAACCGATAAGGGAGAAGTGGCCCTTGGAAAAAACGTTCTTGTTGCGTTCATGCCTTGGTGTGGATACAACTATGAAGATGCGATTATTATGTCGGAAAAGCTCATCAAAGAAGATGCGTATACCTCGGTCTACCTCGAAGAGTTTGAGCTGACTGCTCGTGATACAAAGCTGGGTAAGGAAGAAATTACCCGCGATATTCCTAACGTTTCAGAAGAAGCGCTTGCGGATCTCGGTGAAGATGGAATTATCCGTATTGGTGCCGAGGTCAAGCCGGGCGATATCCTTGTTGGAAAAATCACCCCGAAATCGGAAACCGAACTCTCTCCTGAAGAGCGCCTTTTACGGGCGATCTTTGGTGAGAAAGCAGCCGACGTCAAAGATGCCTCACTGACCGCTCCTCCGGGAACCGAAGGAATCGTTCAAGATGTCAGGGTCTTTAACCGGAGCGAAAAGCTTTCAAAGACCGATGAAGAAAAGGTGGAAGTGACCGCCCGTGTTAAAAATATCCACCGAGAGTTTAAAGAAAAAGAGACCGATCTCTTAATGCAGTTCCATGAAAAACTAGGAGCCCTCCTTCTAGGAGACGAAGCTCCTGAGTCGATCATGCACCGGATCACAGGAGATGTCATTATCAAACAGGGAGATAAGATCACCCAGGATATGCTCGAGACCTTAGAAGCAGAAAATCCTGATCACCTGATTCTTCCCCAAAATGACACCTATGAGGTTCTCCGAAAGATCCTTCAGGAGCATGGAAAGGCGATGGAACATCTCCACATGGAGCACAAATCAGAGATCGAATATCTCCGCAAAGGGGATACCGAACTCGATCCTGGTGTGATTCGTCAGGTGAAAGTCTATGTCGCGACCAAGCGAAAGCTGCAGGTTGGAGATAAGATGGCAGGGCGCCACGGAAACAAAGGGGTGGTGTCAAACATCGTTCCTGAAGCGGATATGCCCTACCTTTCCGATGGACAAACAATCGAAATCATCCTCAACCCTCTTGGGGTTCCCTCTCGAATGAACATGGGACAGCTCCTCGAGACCCACCTCGGCCTCGTTGCTAGAAAAGCAGGGATCTATGTGAAGAGCCCTGTCTTTGAAGGCTTTCCCGAGGATCGGATTTGGGAGATGATGAAAGAGTTTGGCTACTCGGAAACAGGAAAGAGTTACCTCTACGATGGGCGGACAGGCGAGCGTTTCGACAACCCCGTTGTTGTTGGCTACATCTATATGCTCAAGCTCTCTCACCTTGTTGCTGATAAGATTCACGCAAGGGCGATTGGCCCCTACTCCCTCGTCACCCAGCAGCCGCTCGGTGGTAAGGCGCAGATGGGAGGACAACGTTTCGGGGAGATGGAGGTCTGGGCCCTTATGGCTTATGGCGCTGCCCACCTCCTTCAGGAAATGCTCACCGTGAAGTCGGATGACGTTTCTGGAAGAACCCGTATTTACGAGTCGATCGTCAAAGGGGATAATACACTCAAGGCTGGAACGCCCGAGTCGTTCAACGTCCTCGTAAAAGAGATGCAAGGTTTAGGTCTTGATGTCCGCCCTGAGCGCGCAGAAGAAGAAGAAGAATTTTAA
- the rplL gene encoding 50S ribosomal protein L7/L12 → MANQEANIEQIADTLSGLSVLQLSKLSKHLQEVWDVKPAAGAPVMMAAPAAGDAGAAAEEATDFQVILEEVPTDKKIASIKLVREATGLGLKEAKELVEGAPKPVKESAPKAEAEELKKKFTEAGAKVTLKGV, encoded by the coding sequence GTGGCAAATCAAGAAGCAAATATTGAACAAATTGCAGATACGTTAAGTGGACTTTCTGTCTTACAACTTTCTAAGCTTAGCAAACACCTTCAAGAGGTTTGGGATGTAAAACCTGCTGCTGGAGCTCCTGTAATGATGGCTGCCCCTGCTGCAGGAGACGCTGGAGCTGCTGCTGAAGAAGCAACCGACTTCCAAGTGATCCTTGAAGAAGTTCCTACTGACAAGAAAATCGCATCTATTAAGCTCGTTCGAGAAGCAACAGGACTTGGCCTTAAAGAAGCAAAAGAACTCGTTGAAGGAGCTCCTAAGCCCGTTAAAGAGAGCGCTCCAAAGGCTGAAGCAGAAGAGCTTAAGAAGAAGTTTACTGAAGCAGGTGCAAAGGTTACCCTTAAAGGTGTCTAA